A DNA window from Chelativorans sp. AA-79 contains the following coding sequences:
- the tssM gene encoding type VI secretion system membrane subunit TssM produces the protein MKRWLYRIAIALGLLAFAAAVWFGGPLIGFGGVRPLEPVWLRLLLILLVLAAVGGFYGFRYWRKRRAEKALEAAVAESEGQEGDARVLGQRMTEALETLKRASGKRNFLYELPWYIIIGPPGAGKTTALVNSGLKFPLAGADGAQAVAGVGGTRYCDWWFTEEAVLIDTAGRYTTQDSDAQADKKSWLSFLSLLKENRAKQPINGVILAISVEDLLKLDAQELSAHAAAIRKRLQEIHEQLKIDFPVYALFTKADLVAGFSEYFGSFTESRRRKVWGATFQTEDRSKNMVTQVPAEFDALVLRLSEELTDRLHEEPDPVARIAIFDFPGQFALLKDRVSDFLNRIFEPTRYQVNANLRGFYFSSGTQEGTPIDQVLGAIARSTGSAMTARQLSGTGRSFFLHDLLTKVIFSEAGWVSRDMAAVRRAALIRYGSFAAIGLVAVALLGVWGVSFATNRALIATTENAVEQYRVNANEHLTSTSVSDVDLENVVGHLQTLRNLPVGYENRGEATPMRETFGLSQRGRLLSASETTYRRALERMYRSRLILQLERTIEANMNDPLQLYEPLKVYLMLGGKAPKVDEELIVAWMQRDWELNRYPGPANRQGREELERQLRAMLDLGKAHDPAIDLNGPLVEQAQRSLARMNMADWAYALIRSAAYSAPIEDFSFAARAGPDAGLVFETVDGSDLNGVIVPGLYTYAGFNDFFLTQMAAIADKLSGEQWVMGEVGEQMAVEDQFKTLGIALLDRYGRDFVSAWEAALENIKLKPLSADKPQYVSLSAAASPGSPIRQLFEEVSRETALTREQEGEEPPVVAEEAQAVAGEAGRMLAQRTADRTTGLARIGIDLALRKSQTRVGVNGSPATQVPGANIEAQFRPYQMLFEGEAGQRPIDALIQNFYEVYQSLVLAATNPSQAERANANLQLQVVTLRASASRLPRPLARMVGGAVEDFEGDAADTSLAQLNQMLNATVSRPCEQVVANRYPFSRKSERDVPMADFARLFAPNGIIDRFFAQNLAPLTDMGGEDWAWKQDTRLGRELSAATLREFQRAAEIRDAFFPQGGGMPAVNLSITPFSLHGQADMALLEINGQVIQSRQVGNLPGSLTWPGTMGAGAVNLSLLPEIPGRQSLVSVAGPWALMRLLDAGSVSRSGDSILARFVIGGRDVAYTIQVGSLANPFFLPALSEFSCPTGL, from the coding sequence ATGAAGCGCTGGCTCTACAGGATCGCCATAGCACTCGGGCTGCTCGCCTTCGCGGCGGCCGTCTGGTTCGGTGGGCCACTCATCGGCTTCGGCGGCGTGCGGCCGCTGGAGCCGGTCTGGCTGCGCCTTTTGCTCATTCTCCTCGTGCTGGCTGCAGTCGGCGGCTTTTATGGTTTCCGCTATTGGAGGAAGCGGCGGGCGGAGAAGGCGCTGGAAGCCGCGGTTGCGGAAAGCGAAGGCCAGGAAGGTGACGCCAGGGTGCTGGGCCAGCGCATGACGGAAGCGCTGGAGACGCTGAAGCGCGCGAGCGGCAAGCGGAATTTCCTCTATGAGCTGCCCTGGTACATCATCATCGGCCCACCCGGCGCCGGCAAGACGACGGCGCTCGTCAATTCGGGCCTGAAGTTCCCGCTTGCGGGCGCCGATGGCGCGCAGGCTGTCGCGGGCGTCGGGGGCACGCGCTATTGCGACTGGTGGTTTACCGAGGAGGCGGTGCTGATCGATACGGCCGGCCGTTACACCACGCAGGACTCCGACGCGCAGGCCGACAAGAAGAGCTGGCTCTCCTTCCTTTCCCTCCTCAAGGAGAACCGCGCCAAGCAGCCCATCAATGGCGTCATCCTGGCCATCAGCGTCGAGGACCTCCTGAAGCTCGATGCCCAGGAGCTTTCCGCCCACGCGGCGGCAATCCGCAAGCGGCTGCAGGAGATCCACGAACAGCTCAAGATCGATTTCCCGGTCTATGCGCTCTTCACCAAGGCCGATCTCGTCGCCGGCTTCTCCGAATATTTCGGCAGTTTCACCGAGAGCCGGCGGCGCAAGGTCTGGGGCGCCACCTTCCAGACCGAGGACCGCAGCAAGAACATGGTGACCCAGGTCCCGGCCGAATTCGATGCGCTGGTGCTCAGGCTATCGGAGGAACTCACCGACCGGCTTCACGAGGAGCCGGACCCGGTGGCGCGCATCGCCATCTTCGACTTCCCGGGCCAGTTCGCTCTGCTCAAGGACCGCGTATCGGATTTCCTGAACCGCATCTTCGAGCCGACGCGCTATCAGGTGAACGCGAACCTGCGTGGCTTCTACTTCTCTTCGGGCACGCAGGAAGGCACGCCCATCGACCAGGTGCTGGGCGCGATCGCCCGCAGCACCGGCAGTGCGATGACCGCACGGCAACTTTCCGGCACAGGCCGGAGCTTCTTCCTGCACGATCTCCTGACGAAGGTGATCTTCTCGGAAGCCGGCTGGGTCTCGCGCGATATGGCGGCGGTGCGGCGGGCAGCTCTCATCCGCTACGGCTCCTTCGCGGCAATCGGGCTTGTGGCGGTGGCGCTGCTCGGCGTATGGGGGGTGAGCTTCGCCACCAACCGCGCCCTGATTGCGACCACGGAAAACGCGGTGGAGCAGTACCGCGTCAACGCGAACGAGCATCTCACGAGCACCAGCGTTTCAGACGTCGACCTGGAGAACGTCGTCGGCCATCTCCAAACATTGCGCAATCTGCCCGTGGGCTACGAGAACCGGGGCGAGGCCACGCCCATGCGGGAGACGTTCGGACTCAGCCAGCGCGGCCGGCTGCTCTCCGCCTCGGAGACGACATATCGACGCGCGCTCGAGCGCATGTACCGCTCCCGGCTCATTCTGCAGCTCGAGCGCACCATCGAAGCGAACATGAACGATCCGCTCCAGCTCTACGAGCCGCTCAAGGTGTACCTCATGCTGGGCGGCAAGGCGCCGAAGGTGGACGAGGAACTCATCGTCGCCTGGATGCAGCGCGACTGGGAGCTGAACCGCTATCCGGGGCCGGCCAACCGGCAGGGCCGTGAGGAACTGGAAAGACAGCTGCGCGCCATGCTCGATCTCGGCAAGGCGCATGATCCGGCCATCGATCTCAACGGGCCGCTTGTGGAGCAGGCGCAGCGCTCGCTCGCCCGCATGAACATGGCCGACTGGGCCTATGCGCTCATCAGGTCGGCCGCCTATTCCGCGCCCATCGAGGATTTCTCCTTCGCCGCCCGCGCCGGGCCAGATGCCGGTCTGGTGTTCGAGACGGTCGACGGCAGCGATCTGAACGGCGTCATCGTGCCCGGCCTCTACACCTATGCGGGCTTCAACGATTTCTTCCTCACTCAGATGGCCGCCATCGCCGACAAGCTTTCCGGCGAGCAATGGGTGATGGGCGAGGTCGGCGAGCAGATGGCGGTCGAGGACCAGTTCAAGACCCTCGGCATCGCGCTGCTCGACCGCTACGGCCGCGACTTCGTCAGCGCCTGGGAGGCCGCGCTTGAGAACATCAAGCTGAAGCCGCTCTCGGCGGACAAGCCCCAATACGTCTCGCTGTCGGCGGCGGCCTCGCCCGGTTCCCCCATCCGCCAGCTCTTCGAGGAGGTCAGCCGCGAGACGGCGCTGACCAGGGAGCAGGAAGGCGAGGAGCCGCCGGTGGTAGCCGAGGAAGCGCAGGCGGTGGCGGGTGAGGCAGGCCGGATGCTGGCGCAGCGGACGGCCGATCGCACGACGGGTCTTGCGCGGATCGGCATCGACCTGGCCCTTCGCAAGTCGCAGACGCGTGTCGGCGTGAACGGTTCGCCCGCGACCCAGGTGCCCGGCGCCAATATCGAGGCCCAGTTCCGGCCCTATCAGATGCTGTTCGAGGGCGAGGCGGGCCAGCGACCGATCGATGCGCTGATCCAGAACTTCTACGAGGTCTACCAGAGCCTCGTGCTCGCGGCGACCAATCCGTCGCAGGCCGAGCGGGCCAACGCCAATCTCCAGCTCCAGGTGGTCACGTTGCGCGCCAGCGCCTCGCGATTGCCAAGGCCGCTTGCGCGCATGGTCGGCGGCGCGGTCGAGGATTTCGAGGGCGACGCCGCCGATACTTCGCTCGCACAGCTCAACCAGATGCTGAACGCCACGGTCTCGCGCCCCTGCGAGCAGGTGGTGGCGAACCGCTATCCCTTCTCGCGCAAGAGCGAGCGCGACGTGCCGATGGCCGATTTCGCCCGGCTCTTCGCGCCGAACGGCATCATCGACCGCTTTTTCGCGCAGAACCTCGCGCCGCTCACCGATATGGGCGGCGAGGACTGGGCCTGGAAGCAGGACACGCGGCTTGGCCGTGAGCTCTCGGCAGCGACGCTGCGGGAGTTCCAGCGTGCGGCCGAGATCCGCGACGCGTTCTTCCCGCAGGGTGGCGGGATGCCCGCCGTCAATCTCTCCATCACGCCGTTCTCGCTCCATGGCCAGGCGGACATGGCCCTGCTCGAGATCAACGGCCAGGTGATCCAGAGCCGGCAGGTGGGCAACCTGCCGGGCAGCCTGACGTGGCCTGGCACCATGGGCGCCGGTGCCGTCAATCTGAGCCTCCTGCCGGAGATTCCGGGCCGGCAGTCGCTCGTCAGCGTCGCAGGCCCCTGGGCGCTGATGCGGCTGCTCGACGCCGGCTCGGTCTCGCGCAGCGGCGACAGCATCCTGGCCCGCTTCGTCATCGGCGGACGGGACGTCGCCTACACCATCCAGGTCGGGTCCCTCGCCAACCCGTTCTTCCTGCCCGCGCTTTCCGAATTCAGCTGCCCGACCGGACTTTGA
- the tagF gene encoding type VI secretion system-associated protein TagF translates to MGFGLFGKLPQKRDFISFGIPHEVLHPLETWLQSAVAASRAELGSRWEELYLVAPIWRFWVGPGILGASCAGALMPSVDGIGRYFPLMALYVAEPGRQTPPPPFAPQGDWYAALESRLLATLGETAGIRPETLLSDLPEPSTESAEPADGLALFKGGPVWRGKANAGVAALLASIVEADYREAARVRSYWWTAGTSEAGPMLHAREGLPDPYFYTLMLRVVAE, encoded by the coding sequence ATGGGCTTCGGTCTTTTCGGCAAGCTGCCCCAGAAACGAGATTTCATCTCCTTCGGAATCCCGCACGAGGTGCTGCATCCGCTGGAGACCTGGCTCCAGTCCGCCGTTGCCGCAAGCCGCGCGGAACTGGGAAGCCGTTGGGAGGAACTCTACCTCGTGGCGCCGATCTGGCGCTTCTGGGTCGGCCCCGGCATCCTCGGCGCCTCCTGCGCCGGTGCGCTCATGCCGTCGGTCGATGGCATTGGCCGTTATTTCCCGCTGATGGCGTTGTACGTAGCGGAGCCCGGGCGGCAGACGCCGCCGCCCCCCTTTGCGCCGCAGGGCGATTGGTACGCCGCGCTCGAATCCCGGCTTCTTGCAACGCTTGGCGAGACCGCGGGCATCCGGCCCGAGACGCTCCTTTCGGACCTCCCCGAGCCTTCCACCGAGAGCGCCGAGCCGGCGGACGGCCTGGCGCTCTTCAAGGGTGGTCCCGTCTGGCGCGGGAAGGCGAATGCCGGCGTGGCGGCACTCCTCGCCTCCATCGTGGAGGCGGATTACCGCGAGGCCGCGCGCGTGCGGTCCTACTGGTGGACGGCAGGCACCAGCGAGGCGGGACCGATGCTCCACGCCCGCGAAGGCCTGCCGGACCCTTATTTCTATACTCTCATGCTGCGCGTTGTGGCAGAATAG